One Candidatus Omnitrophota bacterium DNA window includes the following coding sequences:
- the rplJ gene encoding 50S ribosomal protein L10: MKKIGQVIKEASESRIKESFKLSKGLIIIKYSGVSSPDMSTLRKTLKVSGSELFVVKNSIAKRAMKELGLEDLLKSIESPCGMIFFKDEPVDVSKILCAFRKDHEKLVLEGGLLQEKLLTLKDIEVMSTLPSKDVLRAKVVVVLNGPILKLAIVLNQTIKKFVYCLDQIKQKKPN; this comes from the coding sequence ATGAAAAAAATAGGCCAAGTAATTAAGGAAGCTTCAGAGAGCCGGATAAAGGAAAGTTTTAAGTTATCCAAAGGTCTAATCATTATAAAATACTCTGGAGTAAGTAGCCCGGATATGAGTACTTTAAGGAAAACGCTTAAAGTTTCAGGGTCTGAACTTTTCGTGGTTAAAAATAGCATCGCTAAAAGGGCGATGAAAGAATTAGGCCTTGAGGATTTGCTTAAATCTATTGAGAGCCCCTGTGGAATGATCTTTTTTAAAGATGAACCAGTAGATGTTTCTAAGATATTATGTGCATTCCGCAAAGACCATGAGAAGCTCGTATTAGAAGGCGGATTATTGCAGGAAAAATTATTGACCTTAAAAGATATCGAAGTAATGAGTACTCTGCCGTCTAAGGATGTGTTGAGGGCTAAGGTGGTTGTGGTTTTAAATGGGCCAATTTTAAAATTAGCGATCGTTTTGAATCAGACAATAAAGAAGTTTGTTTATTGTCTGGATCAAATTAAACAGAAGAAACCAAATTAA
- the rplL gene encoding 50S ribosomal protein L7/L12: protein MATAKLEDLIKSIETMSVLELSDLVKALEEKFGVSANMPMAAAPAAAGAAAPAAEEKTAFTVVLTSAGANKIAVIKEVRTITNLGLKEAKDLVDAAPKPIKEGATKDEAAEMKKKLEAAGATVELK, encoded by the coding sequence ATGGCAACTGCAAAATTGGAAGATTTAATCAAGTCAATTGAGACGATGAGTGTTCTGGAGCTTTCTGATTTAGTCAAAGCGCTGGAAGAGAAATTTGGTGTAAGCGCGAATATGCCGATGGCTGCTGCTCCTGCTGCTGCCGGGGCTGCTGCTCCTGCTGCTGAAGAAAAAACTGCCTTTACGGTAGTCTTAACTAGCGCTGGTGCAAACAAGATCGCAGTAATTAAGGAAGTACGCACTATTACTAATCTGGGTTTGAAAGAAGCCAAAGATCTAGTAGATGCTGCTCCTAAACCGATCAAGGAAGGCGCCACTAAAGATGAGGCTGCGGAAATGAAAAAGAAATTAGAAGCAGCTGGCGCAACCGTAGAATTAAAGTAA
- the rpoB gene encoding DNA-directed RNA polymerase subunit beta, whose translation MIKRKNFAKIKEVYDLPDLLDVQLDTYREFLQMDVPAAEKKNQGLQEVFGEIFPIENTDRSVKLEFISYSFGKPKYTMGESKNRSLTYAAPLKVKFRLTTPHETKEQDAYFGEIPLMTETGTFIINGDERVVVSQLQRSPGVSFEEELHPTGKKIFYGRVIPYRGAWLEFKYDLTETVTAYVDRRRNFPATQILRILGFSEDSQIFAAFGKEHPEIVNTLKKDYTKNKEEAYLDFYRKMRPTEPVTKEAAENLFYRLFFDPARYDLERAGRFILNRKLGMEVSLEKRILDSDTVIKVIEYLIKLNSGTGKIDDIDHLGNRRVKSVGELVQNQVRIGLSRVERSIKERLSILGEFDNLNVHYLINSKLLSNQIRDFFGRSQLSQFMDQINPLAEMTHKRRLSALGPGGLSRERAGFEVRDIHPSHYGRVCPIETPEGPNIGLIASLSCFARINSLGLIETPYRKVEDGRVTKKSEYLTADIEEDKFIAQADVPLDAEGYFVDKFVTCRYKDDFPKVPAKDVQYMDVSAKQLVSVAASLIPFLEHDDANRALMGSNMQRQAVPLMITEAPLVGTDMEAKVAQDSGTVVIAEDSGKVTSVDASAITVGKKIYHLKKFLRTNADTSINQRPLVKLGDRIEAGQAIADGIATKEGELALGKNVLVALMPWRGYNFEDAILISERLVKQDTFTSIHIEEFEIEAAETRLGNEEITRDIPNVSEDALRNLDEDGIIRVGAEVGAGDILVGKITPKTDSEPSPEERLLRAIFGEKAGDVRDTSLIVPPGVEGIVIDVHVFARKDRGRKTKEEKAKELAKIRELKAYYKQEIEFLQTEKTLRLSQVLGIDKKKVEKFDLSENEEAKILAASFDEQMQELLGEEEQEIEKVRRGDELPTGILKRVVVYVATKRKLSEGDKLAGRHGNKGVVARIIPEENMPYMPDGTPVDVVLNPLGVPSRMNVGQILECHLGWAAKALGINVSCPVFDGAKEFEIKELLKKANLPEDGKITLHDGYTGEPFDQKVTVGYMYILKLIHLVDEKIHARSIGPYSLVTQQPLGGKAQFGGQRLGEMEVWALEAYGAAFTLQEMLTVKSDDVSGRTRIYEAIVKGEQRLTHGTPESFNVLIKELQGLCLDIRTEKAK comes from the coding sequence ATGATTAAACGAAAAAATTTTGCAAAGATTAAAGAAGTTTATGATTTGCCAGATCTTTTAGATGTTCAGTTAGATACTTATCGTGAATTTCTACAGATGGATGTGCCTGCAGCTGAAAAAAAGAATCAGGGCCTACAGGAAGTTTTTGGTGAAATCTTCCCTATAGAAAATACCGATCGTTCAGTTAAGTTAGAATTTATTAGCTACTCCTTTGGGAAGCCCAAATATACGATGGGCGAATCCAAAAATCGCTCATTAACTTATGCTGCTCCACTAAAGGTGAAATTCCGCTTAACTACACCACATGAAACAAAAGAGCAGGATGCTTATTTCGGCGAGATTCCTTTGATGACAGAAACCGGTACTTTTATTATTAACGGTGATGAGCGTGTAGTAGTTAGTCAACTTCAGCGTTCTCCTGGTGTATCTTTTGAAGAAGAATTACATCCCACAGGAAAGAAAATTTTTTACGGCAGGGTTATTCCTTATCGAGGAGCATGGCTTGAATTTAAATACGACCTTACCGAAACAGTTACTGCTTATGTTGACCGCCGTAGGAATTTTCCCGCGACACAAATTTTAAGAATCCTTGGTTTCTCCGAAGATAGCCAGATATTTGCTGCTTTCGGTAAAGAGCATCCGGAGATTGTTAATACCCTAAAAAAAGATTACACAAAGAATAAAGAAGAAGCCTATCTTGATTTTTACCGTAAAATGCGGCCTACGGAACCGGTAACTAAAGAGGCAGCTGAAAACCTGTTTTATAGACTATTTTTTGATCCGGCCCGTTATGATTTAGAACGCGCGGGACGTTTTATTTTAAACCGTAAATTAGGCATGGAGGTATCTTTAGAGAAAAGGATTCTTGATTCTGATACCGTAATTAAAGTTATTGAATATTTGATAAAACTCAATAGCGGCACAGGTAAAATTGATGACATTGACCATTTAGGTAATCGCCGCGTAAAAAGTGTCGGAGAACTGGTGCAAAACCAGGTGCGTATTGGCCTTTCCCGCGTAGAGCGTTCAATCAAAGAGAGATTAAGTATTTTAGGTGAGTTTGATAATTTAAATGTCCATTACCTGATTAATTCTAAGCTTTTGTCTAATCAGATTCGTGATTTTTTTGGACGCAGCCAGCTTTCCCAATTTATGGATCAGATTAATCCTTTGGCAGAGATGACGCATAAGCGTCGTTTAAGTGCATTGGGTCCAGGAGGGCTTTCGCGTGAAAGGGCAGGTTTTGAAGTTAGAGATATTCATCCTTCACATTACGGAAGAGTATGCCCTATTGAAACTCCAGAAGGCCCGAATATCGGTTTAATCGCATCTTTAAGTTGTTTTGCGCGTATTAACTCTTTAGGCTTAATAGAGACTCCATATCGCAAGGTAGAAGATGGAAGAGTGACTAAAAAGTCTGAGTATTTAACCGCGGATATCGAAGAGGATAAGTTTATTGCTCAGGCTGATGTTCCGCTGGATGCTGAAGGTTATTTTGTCGATAAATTTGTTACTTGTCGTTACAAAGATGATTTTCCAAAAGTACCGGCAAAAGATGTGCAATATATGGATGTTTCTGCAAAACAGCTGGTTTCTGTTGCAGCTTCATTAATTCCATTTTTAGAGCATGATGATGCAAACCGCGCGTTGATGGGGTCAAACATGCAAAGACAAGCTGTGCCGCTTATGATTACTGAGGCGCCTTTAGTAGGTACTGATATGGAGGCCAAAGTTGCGCAGGATTCTGGAACAGTAGTTATCGCTGAGGACTCCGGTAAGGTAACTAGCGTTGATGCTTCGGCAATAACCGTTGGCAAGAAAATTTATCATCTTAAGAAATTTTTACGTACTAATGCTGATACTTCTATAAATCAGCGTCCGCTGGTAAAATTAGGTGATCGTATAGAAGCGGGCCAGGCAATTGCAGATGGTATTGCCACTAAAGAAGGGGAGTTGGCTTTAGGTAAGAACGTTTTAGTTGCTTTGATGCCTTGGAGAGGTTACAACTTTGAAGATGCTATCCTTATCAGTGAAAGATTAGTTAAGCAGGATACTTTTACCTCTATACATATTGAAGAGTTTGAAATCGAGGCTGCTGAAACTAGGCTTGGTAATGAAGAGATAACGCGTGATATTCCTAATGTCAGTGAGGATGCTTTAAGAAATCTCGATGAGGATGGAATTATACGTGTAGGGGCTGAGGTTGGAGCTGGGGATATTTTAGTTGGTAAGATTACCCCCAAGACCGATTCTGAGCCTAGTCCCGAAGAAAGATTGCTGCGAGCGATATTCGGTGAGAAGGCAGGGGATGTTCGTGATACCTCGTTAATTGTCCCTCCCGGAGTTGAAGGTATAGTTATTGATGTGCATGTATTTGCGCGTAAAGATCGCGGCCGTAAAACTAAAGAAGAAAAGGCCAAGGAACTAGCTAAAATCCGCGAATTAAAAGCTTATTATAAGCAGGAGATTGAATTTTTACAGACTGAAAAGACTTTACGTCTTTCTCAGGTTTTGGGTATAGATAAGAAAAAAGTTGAGAAGTTTGATTTAAGTGAGAATGAAGAGGCCAAAATTTTAGCCGCATCTTTTGATGAGCAGATGCAGGAGTTATTGGGTGAAGAGGAACAAGAGATTGAGAAGGTACGCCGCGGAGATGAACTACCTACAGGTATTTTAAAAAGGGTTGTGGTTTATGTTGCCACAAAACGTAAACTCTCTGAAGGTGATAAGCTCGCTGGGCGCCATGGGAATAAAGGTGTAGTTGCCAGGATTATTCCTGAGGAAAATATGCCTTATATGCCCGATGGTACTCCGGTAGATGTAGTTTTGAATCCACTGGGTGTGCCTTCACGTATGAACGTAGGCCAGATTTTGGAATGCCATTTAGGTTGGGCAGCTAAGGCATTAGGTATAAATGTTAGCTGTCCTGTTTTTGACGGTGCTAAAGAATTTGAGATTAAAGAGCTGCTTAAAAAAGCAAATTTACCGGAGGATGGCAAGATTACTCTTCATGATGGTTATACGGGAGAGCCGTTTGATCAAAAGGTTACCGTAGGGTACATGTATATTCTAAAGCTTATTCATTTAGTTGACGAAAAAATTCATGCACGTTCTATCGGCCCTTATTCTTTGGTTACTCAGCAGCCATTGGGAGGAAAAGCGCAATTTGGTGGCCAGAGGTTAGGGGAAATGGAAGTTTGGGCCCTTGAAGCATACGGGGCGGCATTTACTCTTCAGGAAATGCTTACGGTTAAGAGCGACGATGTGAGCGGCAGAACGCGTATTTATGAAGCGATTGTTAAGGGCGAACAGCGTTTAACTCACGGGACACCAGAGTCATTTAATGTTTTAATCAAAGAACTCCAAGGCTTATGCCTTGATATCAGAACAGAAAAGGCTAAATAA